Proteins from one Pseudomonas sp. KBS0710 genomic window:
- a CDS encoding DUF1090 domain-containing protein, translated as MKFLAPLALLTTVSLASMPLLAAEEVPELTGCAAKRQAISAQIEQAKAHGNSAQQAGLEKALSEVTANCTDASLRKERENKVLDAKHEVSRRQADLDKAMKKGDADKINKRKDKLAQSRKELQDAVEELDK; from the coding sequence ATGAAATTTCTAGCCCCACTTGCCTTGTTGACCACCGTAAGCTTGGCGAGCATGCCGCTGCTGGCCGCCGAAGAAGTGCCGGAACTCACTGGCTGCGCCGCCAAGCGCCAGGCTATCAGCGCACAAATCGAACAAGCCAAGGCCCATGGCAACAGCGCACAACAAGCCGGCCTGGAAAAAGCCCTGAGTGAAGTCACCGCCAACTGCACCGATGCGTCATTGCGCAAAGAACGCGAGAACAAGGTGCTCGACGCCAAGCACGAAGTCAGCCGCCGTCAGGCCGACCTCGACAAGGCGATGAAAAAAGGCGATGCCGACAAGATCAACAAACGCAAAGACAAGCTCGCTCAGTCGCGCAAGGAACTGCAAGACGCCGTCGAAGAACTCGACAAATAA